aaaattagccggctggctaaaaccggcacttttactgaaacgttgattaatgtgcactgtccctgtaaaaataaaataaactcaaaaacTCAAATATTGCACATTATTAGATCTCTTCAAGATGCTCATTACGCTGACTGTAAAGTTGATTTAGCCTCAATGGATCTTGCTTTGATCTTTCAGTGATTTAATTTGATATAATTGGATTTTGGCCTGTAAAAATTGTTCATAATGTGAGGTAGAGTAATGTTCTGTCTCCATGAACGTTTACATGTCTACTAATTTGCATGTTGTGCTACAGAGAACTGAAGGAGTGAAATGGAAGGGACATTTGAGCAGATTGGATTTAAGTTGGACTGGATGTACTGTTCATAAAGACTAGCTACTGCAAGCGTCATCACTGTCAATGTTCATTAAATTTGTTTCAGAGCCACAGGTCTGCCCTAACTAGACGCATCTCAGCTGGCTCATTTAATCCACTGTGGCAGTTGAGCACACCAGCTCTGAGCAAGTGGGTTCTCTGGTAAGAGGGACTGCGATGACAGCTTTTGTCTGACAGCTCCCCCTGTGCTAGCCTATATTCTTGAAGTTGTTTGCCTTTGGTGGAAAATGCATCTACGTTTTATTtttctctgtcaaacatggtcGTCATGGGTAGCAAAATTCCGTTAACATGGTTAAGTTTTGCGCTTGTTGTGGCTGCTTCCTGAAAATATTAGCATTTTACAGCAAAGCTGTAGCTGTGTGTATCGCTAAACCACAGGGTATCAACTCTCAAAGAAAGTGACTAGGAGTTATGCACTGTGTGTACACACATCTTAGTATGGTCTTTATGTTTCTGTCATAAGTGTCCAAGTGGATATTTTTTCTTGCTGTCAATCACCTTTTAGTTGACTGAACAAGGAGCAAAATGGAAACagatggggggtgggggggggactcCCTTGTCGCTTCCTATTCATAACACATGACTGGAGTGccgggccgttctgcccttgtcgTGATGGGAAGGTATTGCAGCTGTTTTcactggtgatgatgatgatgagctcAAGGTTGAAGCTCTAGGAGTCCGACTGTTCAACTTGAAATATGGGGGACGAGTTCCTCTGGCAGTCTGATCCTAAAGACACGATCCTAATAGCGATTGGTCAGAGCAACTAAATACACATGATCAAATCACCAAAGATGAATGGTCTGACATAGCCCTTGGCATGTAGCAGTGCATTAGACAGGAAATAATTATCGCATTGTGCTATCTTCGTTAAAAATCATCAATAGACTGTAAATGACTGTTGGTTATCTACTGAAGATTAATGTATAGATTCCTTCCATAATCAGAGGTTGCATGGGTGCATTGCTGTGGCTTAGTGTAAAAACTGTAGGCTATGCATAAAAGCCTCGAGTACAACCATATATTGCATAGCTCAAAACAAGATGGATTAACCAGGTTGTGGTTGATCGTGATCTCCTAAACCAAGATACTCTCTAGTAAAACACGATGCTTGTGATACATGACTGCGGAAAGCTATAGTGCTAAAAAGTTTGTAGTAAGATTTGAGAGCTATAGGATGCGGAGGAGGCAGGTGGATTTTATATCGTATGGCATTCTAATCACTTATTTGGATTATGGTTTTTTCCACTAGCTTCGGTTACATGTATTTGCCACCCGCTTTGGTCAACCTGATTAGTGGATGGCCTTCAGCAGCACGTTTATTAGAAGACACAtacatgccttacctttgacatTAGCTATTTGCATTCAACTGCATAATGTAATTTGTTTTTAAACTCGCACAAAAGAAGCAAAAGAAGTTTACTGATATCCCACACATAGATTTTTATTGGTGTTCCTACAATGATGGAAAACATTCTATAGGGTAGGGTATAGGCTGTAAAAGGAAAACAAGCCCGATTTTGACAATTCAACTTTTAAAGGGTTCTCTTTCAACAAAAAGGTGATAAGAACAGTGAATAATAATATCCAAGAAACACACTggaaactaaaaaaaaaaaagcattactTTAAAAAACAAGTAGGCCTATGAGGCAACCATGATCATATCATTGTCCGTAGACGGTCTCCGGTCTTCTACAAAAAGACTGATCATACTTTCTGTTTTAATTAGAAGATTGCAACCAAGGAAAAATATGCCAAAAATCACAGTGAGTGACAATACGCACAGGACCGCGATCTGCACCACACGCATTATGAAGAGGTCATGTTCCTCTGGATGAGACGCACCGAATCCATTGTCGGTGataactgctgctgctgctgaaacGTTGCAGCATACACGCACAGTGTCAAATCCTGAGTGCTCTTCTTCGGACACTGTTTTATTCAGTATTTTCCCGGCGACATCCATGttgttgaaatattttttttcctgcAATAAATTGTCTGCTTTCTTTTTTCTTCAATTAAATCGGACTTATCCAACTCTATGAAGTTATCCAATCGTCTTCTGTAGGCTAGAAGCGAAGAATGGCAAATGTTTCATGATTCTCAGAAAATGTGATTCTTGGGTGAAATGATTCTCAAATTCCCAGTGAAATAGGCTACTCCCCGAACTATGATATTTCAAGAACAACTAAATAAAGCATGACACGAGGGTCAGCGTTCAAGTCAGATGAAGGTTAATAAAAGGTtcaacatttattgagtaaaaacGAGACCGCAAAGACTTACATTCTTTTTAGTGTAACGACACACTGCTCTCTGAAGGTTCTTTGCCAAGCTATGACACGAGGCTTTTAAAagtaggcgtgtgtgtgtgtgtgtgtgtgtgtgttcgcgcgCGCTTCTCGACATTCTTGGGTGGCCTTTGCATCACTTGTCATGTCCACCTGATGGCAGTGTTAATGAATTTGAAGCTGAGTATTCTATTTTCTTGACTTTGTATGCACACAAGCAAACAAAAAATAGAATAACATTTTGAAACATATCGTCTCCATATACATCTAGGCCTATTATTGATGTTTTCCTCTTTCCACTGACTACTCATATAACTAATTTCAACAACCGAACGGATTATATCGATTAGAATTTGGAAAAACCTGTCCAGTCTGCTTCGATTAGGACATTGGTGATACTGTGTTATCTCTCATGGGTACTTTTATTtcatatctccaaaatgtccttGTTCCAATTGGTGGGAATTTGATGTTTCTCAAGCCACAGGTAAGTAAGCATGAGCGGTACAAATTACGTTTACAGAGCTCCAAGGCCACAAGTGGTGCGTTAATCCGAGAATTGGGATTTGCCCTGCCGACACATACTGAGTCTCATCCAAGTGGCATTATTGAATTCATGTGATGACTGGCTATTTTAAAATTGGCGTCTAATATTGGAGGTGTTCAGATGACAGCTTGCCTCCTTCCCTGTCGCCATCTGGGCTGAGATCATTTGAATCCCCCTAAGGCCTATACTCTAAACAAGACATGGCTGGCACTTACTTCAACTAGTTTAATTTCTTTTTAATCCCTTTTATAGTTGGAGCCATTGAATATGTGTGATTCTCGTAATGAAATACCCTTTTTGTTGCATTGATTGAGCTGCTAAAATGATATTGTTTTATGTAGGCCTAAATCCTACAATATGTGGACATCAGAAACTCACAAATAGGTTCCTTCTAGCCTAACAACTACTTGAGATGGTAATTGGTTTAGGCACATGGTTTGGGATTCCCTTGGCCTATACAAAGATATCTCTGTATTTCAATAGGGGTGGGGGTGGCAATCCTCATGaacctgctgtttttgactcaTATCTGGCCTCACCTTAACTTAAAGTCTCAGGGAGGACTGTTGGCCACCCCTAGTTTAGAATAACTATTGAGCAGGTGCTCTAACTGATCACCCACCAGTGCTCTGACTGGGAGGTTCCTCGATCTGTCTGCCAgcccatacagtgccttcagaagtattcatacccattgacttactccacattttgttgtgttacaacctgaattcaactcaattcaaaatgtattacattctcatccatctacacacaatacgccataatgacaaagtgaaaacatatttttagaaatgttgcaaatgtattaaaaacgaAATAtacaaatatctcatttacataagtattcacacccctgagccaatgcatgttagaatcacatttggcagtgattacagctgtgagtctttctctgtaagagctttgcacacctggattgtacaatatttgctcattattcctttaaaaattcttcaagctctgtcaagttggttgttgatcattgctagacagtcattttcatttcttgccatagattttcaagctaatttaagtcaaaactgtaactaggccactcaggaacattcaatattgtcttggtaagcaactccagagtATATTTGGCattttgttttaggttattgtcccgcAGAAAGGTGCattcgtctcccagtgtctgttagaaagcggactgaaccaggttttcctctaggattttgcctatacttagctctattccgtttctttttatcctgaaaaacgccatagtctttgccgatgacaggcatacccataacatgatgcagccaccaccatgcttgaaagtaTGAAGAGTGTGTCACGAGGAGCGGAACAggagcagactcagatgaggagactgggatgaggtaaccaaggtatttaatAAAACACAGGGGGGAGAttgagtgcaggccaggggaaacttgggcgggttgctggaaaccaggtgcggaggctgaggctggagcgagaggggttgggacagggtaagcaggtccggaggggaatccaagggagcgtAAAGTgtggaatccaggacagagtagcaggactgaCAAGAAGtcagactggagacagggaccagagttagAGCGTGCAGAACTGTAGTGGAGAGGAAAACAGCGTCAGGCAAGGGAAACCAGGCACAACAGGAACAAACGGCTAGAAACATAGAGTGA
The DNA window shown above is from Salmo salar chromosome ssa13, Ssal_v3.1, whole genome shotgun sequence and carries:
- the rprm3 gene encoding reprimo, TP53 dependent G2 arrest mediator homolog 3, encoding MDVAGKILNKTVSEEEHSGFDTVRVCCNVSAAAAVITDNGFGASHPEEHDLFIMRVVQIAVLCVLSLTVIFGIFFLGCNLLIKTESMISLFVEDRRPSTDNDMIMVAS